A genomic region of Desulfosarcina ovata subsp. ovata contains the following coding sequences:
- a CDS encoding class I SAM-dependent methyltransferase — MMNNQKDDSYLAKACFFDAQVQADWAAQAYGGDEAEKLERLFAVTGCLNGLRLLEPGCGTGRLTAVLAEKVGPHGRVVAMDISPRMVAAARRRLMRFANVDLRMGPVETMADQLGIFDQIVCHQVFPHFADRAAALKTLVRMLKPAGRLVISHFISFAEINDVHRKAGTAVAEDLMPPQQIMQRWCGQCRLTIEQWQDDDNGYLLSALLNR, encoded by the coding sequence ATGATGAACAACCAGAAAGATGATTCTTATCTGGCCAAAGCTTGTTTTTTTGATGCCCAGGTGCAGGCTGATTGGGCGGCCCAGGCTTATGGCGGTGATGAAGCTGAAAAACTGGAGCGGCTTTTTGCGGTCACCGGTTGCCTGAACGGGCTGCGGTTGCTGGAACCCGGTTGCGGCACGGGTCGGCTGACTGCGGTGTTGGCCGAGAAGGTCGGCCCCCATGGTCGGGTGGTGGCCATGGACATCAGCCCGCGCATGGTGGCTGCGGCACGCCGGCGATTGATGCGGTTTGCCAATGTGGACCTTCGCATGGGGCCGGTGGAGACGATGGCGGATCAGTTGGGCATATTTGATCAAATTGTCTGCCACCAGGTGTTTCCCCATTTTGCAGATCGGGCGGCTGCTCTCAAAACGCTCGTGCGTATGCTCAAACCAGCGGGGCGGCTGGTGATTTCTCATTTTATTTCCTTTGCCGAAATCAATGATGTGCACCGCAAGGCCGGTACCGCCGTGGCCGAAGACCTGATGCCTCCTCAACAGATCATGCAGAGGTGGTGCGGGCAGTGCCGGCTGACCATCGAACAATGGCAGGATGATGACAATGGATACTTATTGAGTGCCCTTTTGAACAGATGA
- a CDS encoding ABC transporter substrate-binding protein, which translates to MSRRFLLIVLVPVIWLTTVTAVAHSATLIDMTQREVTIPGDADRILCLGPGTLRLIVYLQAEKKVVGVEALEKNYPGGRPYWLAHPELASLPTCGPGGVAAINQKPDLETVLKLAPEVILVTYMDAALADDVQTVLNIPVVVLSYGDFSTFDETVYTALRLAAAIVDRNDRAEAVIRSIEAWRADLSRRSVNDAGEKRPKAYIGGIGFRKVQGIESTQHNYPPLEWINADNLARRMETKAGSHVVVPKEMLLNLDPPTIFIDGGGLGLVTGDVARKPEYYRMLTAFAKRRVFVLHPFNWYTTNIDTALTDAYAMGKILYPKRFADVDPERKADEIYTELVGRPVYEKMKADYGPNGRVAPFVD; encoded by the coding sequence ATGTCCCGGCGCTTTTTGTTGATAGTCCTTGTCCCGGTGATCTGGCTCACCACGGTCACGGCGGTCGCCCACTCGGCGACCCTCATCGATATGACGCAACGCGAGGTGACGATTCCCGGAGATGCCGACCGCATCCTGTGCCTGGGTCCGGGGACCTTGCGGTTGATCGTCTATCTCCAGGCCGAAAAAAAAGTGGTTGGCGTCGAGGCGCTGGAGAAGAATTACCCCGGTGGCCGTCCCTACTGGCTGGCCCATCCCGAATTGGCGTCACTGCCGACCTGCGGACCTGGAGGGGTGGCGGCCATCAACCAGAAACCGGACCTGGAGACCGTACTCAAATTGGCGCCCGAGGTGATCCTCGTCACCTACATGGATGCAGCGCTCGCCGATGATGTTCAGACCGTTTTGAACATTCCGGTGGTTGTCCTGAGCTATGGGGACTTCTCCACCTTCGATGAAACGGTTTACACCGCCCTGCGGCTGGCCGCGGCCATCGTCGACCGGAACGATCGTGCAGAAGCGGTAATCCGCTCGATCGAGGCCTGGCGCGCGGACCTTTCCCGCCGCAGCGTCAATGATGCCGGAGAAAAACGCCCGAAAGCATATATCGGAGGCATCGGCTTCCGCAAAGTACAGGGCATCGAAAGCACCCAGCACAACTACCCACCATTGGAATGGATCAATGCCGACAATCTGGCCCGCCGGATGGAAACGAAGGCAGGCAGTCATGTTGTCGTGCCCAAGGAGATGTTGCTGAATCTCGATCCACCAACAATCTTCATCGATGGCGGCGGTCTTGGCCTCGTTACCGGTGATGTCGCCCGCAAGCCAGAATACTACCGGATGCTGACGGCCTTCGCCAAACGGCGAGTGTTTGTCCTGCACCCGTTCAACTGGTACACCACCAACATCGATACGGCACTGACCGACGCCTATGCCATGGGCAAGATCCTCTACCCGAAGCGCTTTGCGGACGTCGATCCCGAGCGCAAGGCCGATGAAATCTATACCGAATTGGTGGGCCGCCCGGTATACGAAAAGATGAAAGCCGATTATGGACCCAACGGCCGGGTGGCACCCTTCGTCGATTGA
- a CDS encoding TonB-dependent receptor has product MLTHRIESYLAVLMLLIGGWILPLANAQDEGEPVTRLEPIWVTARPIIEGNRRDDYGSVKTVITEEQLDDLNAQDIETALRQTPGVNMSRFNPVGSFGGAEGGGVFIRGMGSSRPGAEIKTLVDGAPMFMSVWNHPLLDLMSIDSARSIEVYKSPQPQHFGNAFGVVNIVPKRKTIEGYTTKAQVAFGSYDTLVAKAEHGGKISGWDYYIGGGHRESDGHRDNSEGELDNAYGRLGRQLNENWDASLFAMWNDNYADDPGAEGADPDAREGRYETRAFLSTLTLSHDYERFSGEIKGYRSAGEGDWLDQPTDTEGVREDLYNDFLYYGIKAKEKVNLGHGTELLAGLDWDYTEGDYTQEYSDGSSDAWDGDNFDILSPYAAISWRWGDENGLQVIPSAGIRYYDHSLFDSQWAPHAGLVAAYGPAEVHVGYSRGVLYPGLEVEVMSEAVLPALGESWEDLEPEVVDHY; this is encoded by the coding sequence ATGCTTACCCATCGGATCGAAAGTTACCTGGCTGTATTGATGTTGTTGATTGGCGGATGGATTCTTCCATTGGCCAACGCCCAGGATGAGGGCGAACCGGTCACCCGGCTGGAACCTATTTGGGTGACGGCAAGACCGATTATCGAAGGCAACCGCAGGGATGACTATGGCAGTGTGAAGACGGTGATTACCGAAGAGCAATTGGACGATCTCAACGCCCAGGATATCGAGACGGCCCTGAGACAAACCCCCGGCGTCAACATGTCCCGTTTCAATCCCGTCGGCTCTTTCGGCGGTGCAGAAGGCGGCGGGGTGTTCATCCGTGGCATGGGGTCGAGCCGTCCGGGAGCGGAGATCAAAACCCTGGTCGACGGCGCCCCCATGTTCATGAGTGTCTGGAACCACCCGTTGCTGGACCTGATGTCCATCGACAGCGCTCGTTCTATCGAAGTATACAAAAGCCCGCAGCCTCAGCATTTCGGAAATGCCTTCGGTGTGGTCAACATCGTTCCCAAACGCAAAACCATCGAAGGTTACACGACCAAGGCCCAGGTGGCTTTTGGCAGCTACGACACACTGGTGGCCAAGGCCGAGCATGGTGGCAAAATCAGCGGATGGGACTACTACATCGGTGGCGGACACAGGGAGTCTGACGGGCATCGCGACAATTCCGAAGGCGAACTGGACAACGCCTACGGCCGGCTTGGCAGGCAGTTGAACGAAAATTGGGACGCGTCCCTTTTCGCCATGTGGAATGACAACTACGCTGACGATCCCGGCGCCGAGGGTGCCGACCCCGACGCGCGCGAGGGCCGCTATGAGACCCGCGCCTTTCTCAGCACCCTGACCCTGTCACACGATTACGAGAGATTCAGTGGCGAGATAAAGGGCTACCGTAGCGCCGGAGAAGGCGATTGGTTGGATCAGCCCACCGATACGGAGGGCGTCCGCGAGGACTTGTACAATGATTTTCTCTACTACGGCATCAAAGCCAAAGAGAAAGTGAACTTGGGCCATGGCACCGAGTTGCTGGCGGGTCTGGACTGGGACTATACCGAAGGCGACTATACCCAGGAATACAGCGACGGCAGCAGTGATGCCTGGGATGGTGATAATTTCGACATCCTCTCTCCCTACGCGGCCATCAGCTGGCGATGGGGTGATGAAAACGGCCTGCAAGTGATCCCATCGGCCGGCATCCGCTACTACGATCACAGTCTTTTCGACAGTCAATGGGCGCCCCATGCCGGGCTGGTCGCCGCCTATGGACCGGCCGAGGTGCATGTGGGGTATTCCCGCGGAGTGCTCTATCCCGGCCTGGAGGTCGAGGTCATGTCCGAAGCGGTCCTGCCGGCCCTGGGGGAGAGTTGGGAGGATTTGGAACCGGAAGTGGTGGACCATTACTAG
- a CDS encoding TonB-dependent receptor domain-containing protein has translation MAYTFTRRLTADLIFFYDDGQDRYVIVPAPPFPPTYDNVEEFTIQGAEATVNWQPLESLSFFAGITLLDTDPTDLPYAPETTVSCGANWRFLDRFKLSLDGSYVSSIHVNSQTRKADTENNDTVGSYTLVNGKLSYAFDGLAGKYKGELFVAGENLTDVDYEYQPGYPMPGANVMVGIQLEI, from the coding sequence ATCGCATACACCTTTACCCGGCGGCTTACGGCGGACCTGATCTTTTTCTACGACGACGGCCAGGATCGATACGTGATTGTCCCCGCTCCACCTTTCCCACCCACATACGACAATGTGGAAGAATTCACCATTCAGGGCGCGGAGGCCACGGTCAACTGGCAGCCACTCGAAAGTCTCTCCTTTTTCGCCGGTATCACCCTGCTGGACACCGACCCGACCGATTTGCCCTATGCCCCGGAAACCACGGTCAGCTGCGGAGCCAACTGGCGTTTCCTCGACCGCTTCAAATTGAGCCTGGATGGATCCTATGTATCCTCGATCCATGTCAATTCACAGACACGCAAGGCCGATACCGAGAACAATGATACCGTGGGCAGCTACACCCTGGTCAACGGCAAACTCAGCTACGCCTTCGACGGGTTGGCCGGCAAATATAAAGGAGAACTGTTTGTGGCCGGTGAGAACCTGACTGATGTGGATTATGAGTACCAACCCGGCTATCCCATGCCCGGCGCCAACGTGATGGTCGGTATCCAACTGGAGATTTAG
- a CDS encoding IS4 family transposase produces MLDKPTPKIYSKKEKLYYLGGDIMLSPVFTPFIKNSPISVMARGLMEKVLNPEQLDEWFENTAKEQYTRDLLFSTLFYLMSQVVQGSQRSIHAAFQASKEDIAVSVTSIYNKLNGMEPSTSAALVRYAAEQVEPIIQRLLGKQNSPLPGKRIKLLDGNCIEKSHHRIKELRSIASGPLPGKSLVVYDSMLHLPIDVFPCEDGHAQERSLLKTVLETIVADDVWVADRNFCVVEFTCGIDKRDAWFIIREHGNYPLELIGKEKYIGKIETGTVYEQPIRVRDEAGEEHAFRRIRVKLKGETRDGDTEIFIITNLSKSAANAKTVARLYRDRWTIETAFQRLAEYLNSEINALGYPRAALFGFCVALVAYISMSVVKAALGSVHGVDFIERNVSGYYIANEIEGVYQGMMIVIESDHWVVFRDMPESDLVRLLEELAGNVKLSKYQKHPRGPKKPKPKRVAMKNKPHVSTAKILAERKKS; encoded by the coding sequence ATGCTGGACAAACCCACCCCCAAAATATACAGTAAAAAAGAAAAACTGTATTATTTGGGAGGTGACATCATGTTGAGTCCTGTTTTTACGCCGTTCATCAAGAATTCTCCGATTTCTGTCATGGCTCGTGGTTTGATGGAGAAGGTACTGAATCCTGAGCAATTGGACGAATGGTTCGAGAACACCGCTAAAGAACAATACACAAGGGACCTTTTGTTTTCGACGCTTTTTTACCTGATGAGCCAGGTCGTTCAGGGAAGCCAGCGATCAATTCACGCAGCCTTCCAGGCTTCAAAAGAGGATATTGCCGTTTCAGTTACCTCAATCTACAATAAGTTGAACGGCATGGAACCAAGTACATCGGCAGCTTTGGTCCGATATGCCGCCGAGCAGGTGGAACCTATTATTCAAAGATTGTTGGGTAAACAAAACTCCCCTTTGCCTGGCAAACGAATCAAACTGCTTGATGGCAACTGTATCGAAAAGAGCCATCACCGAATCAAAGAGTTGCGGTCCATAGCCTCAGGTCCTCTTCCGGGGAAATCATTGGTTGTGTACGATTCGATGTTGCACCTGCCCATCGATGTGTTTCCTTGCGAAGACGGCCATGCGCAAGAACGCTCATTATTGAAAACGGTGCTTGAAACTATTGTTGCCGATGATGTTTGGGTTGCCGATCGCAATTTCTGCGTGGTTGAATTCACCTGCGGCATCGATAAGCGGGATGCGTGGTTCATTATCCGTGAGCATGGGAATTATCCTCTCGAGCTAATTGGAAAGGAAAAATATATCGGCAAAATCGAAACAGGAACCGTATACGAGCAACCCATCCGGGTTCGTGATGAAGCTGGCGAAGAGCACGCCTTCAGGCGGATTCGCGTGAAGCTGAAGGGTGAAACCCGTGATGGTGATACCGAGATTTTCATCATCACGAATCTATCAAAGAGCGCAGCAAACGCTAAAACAGTTGCCCGGTTGTATCGGGATCGATGGACCATCGAAACGGCCTTTCAGCGTCTCGCTGAATATTTAAACTCTGAAATTAATGCATTGGGCTATCCTCGTGCCGCTCTTTTCGGTTTTTGCGTTGCTCTGGTCGCCTATATCAGCATGTCCGTTGTAAAAGCAGCACTGGGCAGTGTTCACGGTGTCGATTTCATAGAACGGAACGTATCTGGTTATTACATCGCCAATGAAATCGAAGGCGTCTACCAAGGGATGATGATCGTTATCGAAAGCGACCATTGGGTCGTTTTTAGAGACATGCCAGAAAGTGATCTGGTTCGGTTGCTTGAAGAATTAGCTGGCAACGTAAAATTATCAAAGTACCAGAAGCATCCTCGAGGTCCCAAAAAGCCCAAACCGAAGCGGGTTGCGATGAAAAACAAGCCACATGTTTCAACCGCGAAAATACTCGCTGAGAGAAAGAAGTCATAG
- a CDS encoding helix-turn-helix domain-containing protein — protein MTIYITADFLRTFYPEAQWNGLPAPVLSVLQEKSGKARPIGQLASTSPEMAVVVQGIMNCPYQGVLGRMYLEGKSLELITIALAHGGAKTESRNAFSKKERDGVEAAHFHLLNDLENPPDLDTLARIAGMNRNKLNKRFRERYGDSVFGVFRREKLDQALQLLAQGSLNIGEAAYAAGYKSHSHLTRAFVKQFGIPPKTFRKCTPAKFDSLRRSVCPPLDSARRHNDQDAFNLFRLIVAGQL, from the coding sequence ATGACCATCTATATCACCGCCGACTTTCTGCGTACCTTTTATCCCGAGGCGCAATGGAACGGACTTCCGGCACCAGTCCTTTCCGTACTTCAGGAGAAATCGGGGAAGGCCAGGCCAATTGGCCAACTCGCATCAACCAGCCCGGAGATGGCTGTTGTTGTCCAGGGGATCATGAATTGTCCCTATCAAGGTGTTCTCGGTCGGATGTACCTGGAGGGGAAATCTCTGGAATTGATTACCATAGCCCTTGCCCATGGCGGAGCCAAGACCGAATCGAGGAACGCTTTTAGCAAAAAGGAGCGGGACGGTGTCGAGGCGGCCCATTTTCATCTGTTGAACGATTTGGAAAATCCTCCGGACCTCGACACCCTTGCACGGATTGCCGGGATGAACCGCAACAAACTCAACAAGCGGTTCAGGGAACGATATGGTGACAGCGTATTCGGTGTCTTTCGCCGGGAAAAACTTGACCAGGCCTTGCAGCTACTGGCCCAGGGAAGCCTGAACATCGGTGAGGCGGCCTATGCTGCTGGCTACAAGAGCCACAGCCATCTTACCCGCGCCTTTGTCAAACAGTTCGGCATTCCGCCCAAAACCTTTCGGAAATGTACACCTGCCAAGTTCGATTCCTTGCGCCGTTCTGTTTGCCCGCCACTCGATTCTGCACGACGGCATAATGATCAGGACGCGTTCAATCTGTTCCGTTTGATCGTTGCCGGCCAACTTTGA
- a CDS encoding TonB-dependent receptor plug domain-containing protein yields MGKPFILAAGLLILLPMLASVAESDENSDRALPETYKLGEIVVTSDREGEATGIAIDPTATTVVIDTYESAKTPQTVQDILESMAGVDIQRGDSTLSDGKDVVKIRGMGARRILVRIDGRPIRNAGGFWDKLVDWNSLTLENVERVEVVRGGHSAVYGETIGGTINIVTKKGSFRADNRPEVQATADISEYGTRKYSAGVAGNVNALGYAFGGAYRESDGFLKNSAYELKDVNGRISYTFPFDGRLTFGYKGSFQEKEPYVVNDPDNALVGDLYDSDYPIVEGATSGSSINYPGSDSFEERETEYFDLFFEQPSPIGDWKLHFYKSEEFRDVSHYNYSSSYGLFYDYPWDVNFEDWGWIIHDRFTLLDRHDVTIGMEGREYEIGYNAYALGQEWHVPQTKMITHQAAFIEDIWQVTDKLSLALGLRYDRVDMDVDIDFAGYDDYTKDMDAWSPKSRLNYTFRPGTTGYVNVSKAFRIPTGMEFTWMGAPTGLFIDPETAMEYEGGIIQKLARDITARMGYYYYKIDNYIMFNRDPYPLLYSGRIEDAVFNADYLILQGVEAELRFSLFDRLNGYINYTYQNSELGDTRVPEDQLYDDHYQLPRHKATLGVDYSVLENTILLANVRYVDKRKTSLNQEIDAFTTMDLAVEQRFWNQQAHVKVYVTNLFDAEYEEQYLVPATDRVFGVNLGFKF; encoded by the coding sequence ATGGGAAAACCTTTTATCCTGGCTGCGGGTCTGTTGATATTGCTGCCCATGCTGGCCTCAGTTGCCGAATCGGATGAGAACTCGGATAGGGCCTTGCCGGAAACTTACAAGCTGGGCGAAATCGTCGTCACTTCGGACCGTGAGGGGGAGGCCACCGGGATCGCCATCGATCCCACGGCCACCACCGTCGTGATCGATACCTATGAAAGCGCCAAGACACCCCAGACCGTTCAGGATATTCTGGAGAGCATGGCCGGCGTTGACATTCAGCGGGGTGACTCGACCCTGTCCGACGGCAAGGATGTGGTCAAGATCCGGGGCATGGGGGCCAGGCGGATCCTGGTGCGTATCGACGGTCGGCCCATCCGCAATGCCGGGGGCTTCTGGGACAAGCTGGTGGATTGGAACTCCCTGACCCTCGAAAACGTGGAACGTGTGGAAGTGGTCCGGGGCGGGCATTCGGCGGTGTACGGAGAGACCATCGGCGGAACGATCAACATCGTGACCAAAAAAGGCAGTTTCCGTGCCGACAACCGGCCGGAGGTTCAGGCAACGGCGGATATCTCCGAATACGGCACCCGGAAGTACTCGGCCGGGGTGGCCGGCAATGTCAATGCCCTGGGCTATGCTTTTGGCGGAGCCTATCGGGAATCCGACGGATTCCTGAAAAACAGCGCATACGAACTCAAGGATGTCAATGGTCGCATTTCGTACACCTTTCCCTTCGACGGCCGATTGACCTTTGGCTACAAGGGTAGTTTCCAGGAAAAGGAACCCTATGTGGTCAATGATCCCGATAACGCCCTGGTGGGTGACCTCTATGACAGCGACTACCCGATTGTCGAAGGGGCGACTTCCGGATCGAGCATCAATTATCCGGGCAGCGACAGTTTCGAGGAACGCGAGACCGAGTATTTCGACCTGTTTTTCGAGCAGCCCTCACCCATCGGAGACTGGAAGCTTCATTTCTATAAATCCGAGGAATTTCGTGACGTCAGCCATTACAACTACAGTTCCAGCTATGGTCTCTTCTATGACTACCCATGGGATGTCAATTTCGAGGATTGGGGGTGGATCATTCACGACCGTTTTACCCTCCTTGACCGGCATGACGTGACCATCGGAATGGAAGGACGGGAGTATGAGATTGGATACAACGCATACGCATTGGGGCAGGAGTGGCATGTCCCCCAGACCAAGATGATTACTCACCAGGCGGCTTTTATAGAAGATATCTGGCAGGTCACGGACAAGCTCAGCCTGGCCCTTGGACTGCGTTACGACCGGGTCGACATGGATGTGGACATCGACTTCGCCGGGTACGATGACTATACCAAGGACATGGATGCCTGGTCTCCCAAATCACGATTGAACTACACCTTCCGGCCCGGAACCACGGGATATGTCAATGTCAGCAAGGCTTTTCGCATCCCCACCGGCATGGAGTTTACCTGGATGGGGGCGCCCACCGGCCTTTTCATCGACCCGGAAACCGCCATGGAATACGAAGGCGGCATTATCCAGAAGCTTGCCAGGGATATCACCGCGCGCATGGGATATTACTATTATAAAATCGACAACTACATCATGTTCAATCGCGATCCTTACCCGTTGCTGTATTCCGGCCGGATCGAAGATGCGGTCTTCAATGCCGACTATCTGATCTTGCAGGGCGTGGAGGCGGAATTGCGGTTCAGCCTGTTCGATCGGCTCAACGGCTATATCAATTACACCTATCAGAATTCTGAACTGGGTGACACCCGGGTGCCCGAGGATCAGCTTTACGACGACCACTACCAGCTTCCTCGCCATAAGGCCACCCTGGGCGTCGACTACTCGGTGCTGGAAAATACCATTTTGCTGGCCAACGTCCGGTATGTGGACAAGCGGAAGACCAGCCTCAACCAAGAGATCGATGCCTTCACCACCATGGACCTGGCCGTGGAACAGCGCTTTTGGAACCAGCAGGCCCATGTCAAGGTATACGTGACCAACCTTTTCGATGCGGAATACGAAGAGCAGTATCTGGTGCCGGCGACTGATCGGGTGTTTGGCGTCAACCTGGGATTCAAGTTTTAA
- a CDS encoding class I SAM-dependent methyltransferase — protein MAAEQMDWGEVWKERMAASVAAMGGSDCARAWNNEASARNYWRMVLDAREVIDDILKGLPVDKDCRILDVGSGPGTLVVPLAPKVAHITAVEPAGAMADVLHENIDEFGLRNVDCVHKRWEEVDEKKDLSPPYDLVIASFSLGMPDIRAAIEKMQRVSQGYVFLLWFAGPSSWDRESRYLFKTLFDREYPGMPQADIIFNLLYQMGIYPHVDVFPGRMDHYYDSLDDALADIMMRMPDLSAEQASALKAYYKKIVEKKNGKVILPYTWQSMKLWWEKA, from the coding sequence ATGGCAGCAGAGCAAATGGATTGGGGCGAGGTATGGAAAGAAAGAATGGCGGCCTCGGTTGCGGCCATGGGCGGATCCGATTGCGCCCGGGCGTGGAATAACGAAGCCTCGGCCCGCAACTACTGGCGGATGGTTTTGGATGCCCGGGAGGTGATCGACGATATCCTGAAAGGGCTGCCCGTTGACAAGGACTGCCGCATTCTGGATGTGGGATCCGGCCCCGGTACCCTGGTGGTGCCCCTTGCGCCGAAGGTGGCGCACATCACCGCCGTGGAGCCGGCCGGCGCCATGGCCGATGTGCTGCATGAGAACATCGACGAATTCGGACTGCGGAACGTCGACTGCGTCCATAAGCGCTGGGAGGAGGTCGACGAGAAAAAGGACCTTTCGCCACCCTACGATCTGGTCATCGCCTCCTTTTCCCTGGGCATGCCTGACATTCGGGCCGCCATCGAAAAGATGCAGCGGGTGTCGCAAGGCTATGTCTTTCTCTTGTGGTTTGCCGGTCCGTCTTCGTGGGATCGGGAATCCCGATATCTTTTCAAGACTCTTTTTGACCGGGAGTACCCGGGAATGCCCCAGGCGGATATCATTTTCAACCTCCTCTATCAGATGGGCATCTATCCCCATGTGGATGTTTTCCCCGGACGGATGGATCATTATTACGACAGCCTGGACGATGCACTCGCGGATATCATGATGCGCATGCCCGATTTGTCCGCGGAACAGGCGTCCGCGCTCAAGGCCTACTATAAAAAAATCGTGGAGAAAAAGAATGGAAAGGTAATTCTCCCCTATACATGGCAGAGCATGAAACTGTGGTGGGAAAAGGCCTAA
- a CDS encoding FecCD family ABC transporter permease, with amino-acid sequence MKADTTQGEGVPAVFTGGTDAEAQAVPATACFAVTNKIWLLVAAIAGLLVLSGLAISCGAYAVRLPDILAVLDAHLIRGENASAINPLFNTIVWKIRLPRVLLCITVGTALASAGAIFQGCFRNPLVEPYILGVSSGAAFGAAVGIVFPWLPVSVQVLAFTGGAVAVICTCGMARVRGRIPTITLVLAGIVVGSVFSALVGIMKYVAQDAALREIVFWLMGGFYYVTWDDVRLITPIIAGCFFLSWALGWKLNVLSMGDEEARSLGVNPEKIKLLLLTLATLMTALAVSVVGIIAWVGLMIPHAARMTAGPDHRFVLPLASLLGGGYLIVCDTLARTLTSAEIPVGIITSIAGAPYLFFLIRAKGKTAFGA; translated from the coding sequence ATGAAGGCCGATACGACCCAAGGCGAAGGCGTTCCGGCTGTCTTTACTGGCGGGACAGACGCCGAGGCGCAGGCCGTCCCGGCAACGGCCTGTTTTGCCGTGACCAACAAGATTTGGCTCCTGGTTGCGGCGATCGCCGGGCTGCTGGTTCTGTCCGGCCTGGCCATCTCCTGCGGCGCCTATGCGGTCCGTCTGCCGGACATCCTGGCGGTGCTCGATGCACATCTGATCCGCGGAGAGAACGCATCCGCGATCAACCCGCTGTTCAACACCATTGTCTGGAAAATCCGGTTGCCCCGGGTGCTGCTATGCATCACCGTGGGCACGGCCCTGGCCTCGGCCGGCGCCATTTTTCAGGGGTGCTTCAGGAATCCCCTGGTCGAACCGTACATCCTCGGGGTTTCCTCCGGCGCGGCCTTCGGGGCCGCCGTCGGCATTGTCTTTCCCTGGCTGCCGGTTTCGGTGCAGGTGCTGGCCTTCACCGGCGGAGCCGTCGCGGTGATCTGTACCTGCGGCATGGCGCGCGTCAGGGGCCGCATACCGACCATCACCCTGGTCCTTGCGGGAATCGTGGTGGGGTCGGTGTTTTCGGCCCTGGTGGGAATCATGAAATACGTGGCCCAGGATGCCGCCCTGCGGGAAATCGTCTTCTGGCTCATGGGTGGCTTTTACTATGTGACCTGGGATGACGTGCGGCTGATCACGCCCATCATCGCCGGCTGTTTCTTCCTTTCCTGGGCCCTGGGGTGGAAACTCAATGTATTGTCCATGGGGGACGAGGAGGCCCGCTCCCTGGGCGTCAACCCGGAGAAAATCAAGCTGCTGCTATTGACCCTGGCGACCCTTATGACCGCCCTGGCCGTCTCGGTGGTGGGCATTATCGCCTGGGTGGGACTGATGATACCCCACGCCGCCCGCATGACGGCCGGGCCCGATCATCGTTTCGTACTGCCCCTGGCCAGCCTTCTGGGCGGCGGCTACCTGATCGTCTGCGATACCCTGGCCAGGACCCTGACCAGTGCCGAAATTCCCGTGGGAATCATCACTTCCATTGCCGGTGCGCCTTATCTCTTCTTCCTGATCAGGGCCAAGGGCAAGACCGCGTTTGGTGCGTAA
- a CDS encoding ABC transporter ATP-binding protein, protein MLTVNNLYFSYGNGNVLEEVSFHVPEGELCALFGPNGCGKTTLFKCCLRFLAFHQGSVVLNRRDVKSLRVEEIARQVAYVPQQHRPPFPFLVKEVVLMGRTPHLNGIFGAGAMDKQKAFDALRRLAIDHLADRPYNQLSNGQRQLVLIARAMAQETCLVVLDEPTSALDFNNQIRIWQVMREMAERGTTILACTHDPNHVAWFCDRMVVIQNGRIAAQGDPMEILNHRLLDTIYGGSCSVGQTGELKLVLPREVARRSALDLE, encoded by the coding sequence ATGTTGACGGTAAACAATCTGTATTTTTCCTATGGGAACGGGAATGTCCTCGAGGAGGTCTCCTTCCATGTGCCGGAAGGCGAACTATGCGCGCTGTTCGGCCCCAATGGATGCGGCAAGACCACGCTGTTTAAATGCTGCCTGCGGTTTCTGGCCTTTCATCAAGGATCGGTCGTATTGAACCGGCGCGATGTCAAGTCCCTGCGGGTCGAGGAGATCGCCCGGCAGGTGGCCTATGTTCCCCAGCAGCATCGCCCCCCGTTTCCTTTTTTGGTCAAGGAGGTCGTTCTCATGGGGCGCACGCCGCATTTGAACGGCATCTTTGGTGCCGGCGCAATGGACAAACAAAAGGCCTTCGATGCCTTGCGGCGTCTGGCAATTGACCATCTGGCGGACCGGCCCTACAATCAGCTGTCCAACGGGCAGCGTCAACTGGTTCTGATTGCCCGGGCCATGGCCCAGGAGACGTGCCTGGTGGTCCTGGACGAGCCCACCTCGGCCCTGGATTTCAACAACCAGATTCGCATCTGGCAGGTGATGCGGGAAATGGCCGAGAGGGGCACGACCATCCTGGCCTGCACCCACGACCCCAACCACGTGGCCTGGTTTTGCGACCGGATGGTGGTCATCCAGAATGGACGGATCGCCGCCCAGGGCGATCCCATGGAGATCTTGAATCACAGGCTCCTGGATACGATCTATGGGGGCAGTTGCAGCGTCGGGCAAACGGGAGAACTCAAACTGGTACTGCCCCGCGAGGTGGCCCGGCGGTCGGCCCTTGATCTGGAATAA